GAAGGTGGTGGCGACGTCGGCCTGATTGCTGTTGAGGTAGCGCAGGAGGTCGACGCTGAAGCCCCGGCCTTCGGTGGCGTAGCCGTAGTTGAGCTGCCCGGTACGGTAAATGATCATGCCGGCATTGCCGGAGTGGAGCAGCCGTTCCGGTTCCAGGGTGGTCTGGTCCTGGGCGCGATGCGGAGGGGTGGTGGGCGCCGCGGGCTGCTCTGCGGTGGTGGTCATGGGGTGATCCTCTCGATGTGGACGGGGTGGGGCACGGGGACGGTCGCACCGAATCTGCGGATGTCTGCGCGCAGGGCGGCGAAAAGTTCCCCGGGTGTTCCCTTGAGGTAGAAGTGGTCGCCGCGGAAGACGCGCAGGGAGAAGCCGTGCGCGGTGCTCTCCCGCCAGCCGGCCAGCTCCTCCGGGGCGGCCTCCGGGTCCGCGGCGCCGACGAACGCCGAGACGGGGCACGGCAGCGCCGCCCCCGGCAACGGGCGGTAGGTCTCGTTGAGTTCGAAGTCGGCGCGGAGGGTCGGCAGGAAGAGCCGCAACAGTCCCGGCTCCCGCAGGATGTTCTGCGGGGTGCCGCCCAGCCGCGCCACCGCGGCCACGAACTCGTCCTCCGCCAGGAGGTGCAACGGCGGGCGACGGGCCGGCAGGTGGGGCGCGCGACGGCCCGAGACGATGAGTCCCAGGGGGGTGCCCAGGCCGGCGGCGTGCAGGGCCCGCGCAGTCTCGTAGGCGAGGACCGAGCCCATGCTGTGGCCGAAGAGGGCGAAGGGCCGGTCGAGGTGCTCCGGCAGCACCTCGCACATGCGGTCGATGACGTCCTCGACGCGAGTGAGGGGGCGCTCCTTGATCCTGGTCTCGCGGCCGGGCAGTACGACGGGGCACAGTTCGATGTCCGGCAGCAGAGCCGCGCGCCAGGGCGCGAAGAAGCTTCTGCCGCCACCCGCGTGCGCGAAGCAGAACATCCGCACGGGCGCGCCGGTCTCCTCGGGGGGCCGCTGCACCCAGGCGCCCGGCACGTGGGTCACCGGCTCTCGGAGGTGACCGTGCCGACCCGGTCGACCACGGCGGTGACGAGGTTGTCGACGGAGGCGGTGTCCTTGAGTTCGCTTCCGTTGAGGGACAGTCCGAAGCGCTGGTTGACCTCCGCGATGACGCGGACGAAGAGCAGGGAGGTCGCTCCGAGGTCGAACAGGTCCCGGTCGGCCGGGAGTGGCCCCGTGCCCAGGGCGGCCTCGACCATGTCCGTCACGGTCCTGCGGGTGTCGGCGGCGGCCGTGTCCTCGGCCGGCCGGGAAGGTGGTGCGCCGACAGCGGCGCGGTCGGATTTGCCCTGAGGGGTGAGCGGCAGGCGGTCGACGAACCGGTACCGGGCGGGCCGCAGATGGGCGGGCAGGTGCGCGGCGGCGTGGTCGCGCAGCCACAGGTCGGCTCCGGCCTCGTTCCCGGTCTGCTCGCGGGCGCTGTCGGCGAGCCGTACGGCGGCGACCAACCGGCTGTCCCCGTCCGCGAGTTGCTCCGTGCCCACCAGCGCCTCGGCGACGTCGGGGTGCAGGGCGAGTGCGGTCTCGATCTCGTACGGCTCGATGCGGTAGCCGCGTACCTTGATCTGGGCGTCGATACGGCCCAGGTAGGTGAGGGAGCCGTCGTCAGTCCGTACGGCGAGGTCGCCCGAGCGGTAGGCCCGCGCGTCGCCCTCTCCGGTGAACCGTTCGGTGTCGAGCTCCGGCCGGTTGAGGTATCCGCGGGCCACGCCCGTGCCGAGGACGTACACCTCGCCCGGGGTGCCGTCCGGGACCTCGGCGCCCGAGGCGTCGCGCAGGCTGATCCGCATTCCGGGCAGTGGGGTGCCGATCGGACTCGCGTCGGGCCGTCGCAGGTCCACGGCGGACAGTTTGTGCCGGGTGACGTGCACGGTGGTCTCGGTGATCCCGTACATGTTGACCAGCGCGGGGCCGCTCTGCTCGTGCCGCTCCAGCCAGGTGGAGAGCAAGCCGACGTCCAGCCGTTCACCGCCGAGGCAGATCAACCGCAGGCGGGAGTCGGAGGGCAGGGCGCCCGCCTCATCGGTCAGGAGCTGGCGGAAGGCCGAGGGGGTCTGGGAGAGGACCGTGACCTGTTCCTCGACGAGCAACCGCAGCAGCTCCCGCGGTGCGCGCATCGCGGCTCGGGGTACGACGACGAGACGGCCGCCGTGGAGCAGTGCCCCCCAGATCTCCCAGACGGAGAAGTCGAAGCTGGCGCTGTGGAACAGAGTCCAGGTGTCCTGCTCCACGAAGCCGAACTCCGCGGCGGCGTCGAAGAGCGCGGTCACGTTGCGGTGCTCGACCAGGACCCCCTTGGGGACGCCGGTGGAGCCCGACGTGTAGATGACGTAGGCGAGGTCGTGGGGGGTCGGCGCCCTCCCCGTCCGGGGCCCGTCGGTTTCGCGGGGGCGCGGCAGCGGATCTCCGACGTGGACGGTATCCACACCGCTGCCGGCGAGCCGCCGCGCTCCCTGCGCGTCGGCGACGACGGTCTTGGTCCCGCTGTCGGAGAGGAGGAAGGCGACCCGCTCGTCCGGGTAGGCGGGGTCGATGGGCACGTAACAGCCCCCCGCCTTGAGGATTCCGAGCATTCCGACGATCAGGGCGGTGCCCGGTGCGCAGGCCAGGCCCACCAGGGTGCCGGGCCCGACGTCCGCGGCCCGCAGCGCGTCCGCCACGTCTTGCGCGCCCGCGTCCAGCTCCCCGTAGGTGAGCCGCCCCTCCGGGGCGGTGACGGCGATCCTGTCCGGGGTCAGGCGCGCATGGTTCTCGACTATCTCGTGCAGACACTTGTCAGCGAACACGTCACTCTCCCGGTTCGGTACGCGAGGGGCGCCTTGGCGAGACGACCCTAGGAAGAGGCGGGCGGCCAAACCACTCACGATTGAGCGCTCCGCGAGGCGATCGGAGTCTGTTCGTCCTCGACGCGGCGCAGT
This portion of the Streptomyces canus genome encodes:
- a CDS encoding amino acid adenylation domain-containing protein produces the protein MFADKCLHEIVENHARLTPDRIAVTAPEGRLTYGELDAGAQDVADALRAADVGPGTLVGLACAPGTALIVGMLGILKAGGCYVPIDPAYPDERVAFLLSDSGTKTVVADAQGARRLAGSGVDTVHVGDPLPRPRETDGPRTGRAPTPHDLAYVIYTSGSTGVPKGVLVEHRNVTALFDAAAEFGFVEQDTWTLFHSASFDFSVWEIWGALLHGGRLVVVPRAAMRAPRELLRLLVEEQVTVLSQTPSAFRQLLTDEAGALPSDSRLRLICLGGERLDVGLLSTWLERHEQSGPALVNMYGITETTVHVTRHKLSAVDLRRPDASPIGTPLPGMRISLRDASGAEVPDGTPGEVYVLGTGVARGYLNRPELDTERFTGEGDARAYRSGDLAVRTDDGSLTYLGRIDAQIKVRGYRIEPYEIETALALHPDVAEALVGTEQLADGDSRLVAAVRLADSAREQTGNEAGADLWLRDHAAAHLPAHLRPARYRFVDRLPLTPQGKSDRAAVGAPPSRPAEDTAAADTRRTVTDMVEAALGTGPLPADRDLFDLGATSLLFVRVIAEVNQRFGLSLNGSELKDTASVDNLVTAVVDRVGTVTSESR
- a CDS encoding thioesterase II family protein, with protein sequence MTHVPGAWVQRPPEETGAPVRMFCFAHAGGGRSFFAPWRAALLPDIELCPVVLPGRETRIKERPLTRVEDVIDRMCEVLPEHLDRPFALFGHSMGSVLAYETARALHAAGLGTPLGLIVSGRRAPHLPARRPPLHLLAEDEFVAAVARLGGTPQNILREPGLLRLFLPTLRADFELNETYRPLPGAALPCPVSAFVGAADPEAAPEELAGWRESTAHGFSLRVFRGDHFYLKGTPGELFAALRADIRRFGATVPVPHPVHIERITP